Within Streptomyces sp. SS1-1, the genomic segment GCCACGGACCGGGCAGGGTGAGGTCCGTCAGCGGGATACGGAACTCCCGGCCCAGGGACAGGAACGCGGCGGCCACCGCCGTGCACGCCAGGGACCGCACCAGCGGCCGCCGCCGCATCAGGACGAGGATCGCGAAGGCGAGCAGGACCAGCGGCCAGCCGTAGAAGGCGTTCTGCTCGGTGGTGTTGAAGGACAGCGCGTCCGCCCGCGCGGCGTCGCCCGCGAGCCAGGACCGCTCGGCGAACGACAGCAGCGCGAGCGGGCTGTTGAAGGTCCGGGGGTTGTGCTCGATGCCGGTGTACGACTGGGGGCCGTGGAACTGCCAGATCAGCGGGTACACGACCAGCGGAAGGCAGACCGACGCGCCGATCAGCAGGCCGCGCAGCAGCGGACGCCAGGACGCGCGGGCCACCTCGGGGCGTACGGCGGCGTGGGCGGCGGCGAAGAGCAGCATGCCGAGGGCCGCCAGCAGCAACGGCTCCTCGCCCAGCAGGACCTGGTACGCCGCCATCAGGCCCAGGACGACACCGTCGCGGACCACACGGGTGCCCGCGCACAGCCGCAGGGCGCGTTCGATGATCAGCGGGATCATGAACAGCACCACGAAGTTGGGGTGCGCGTGGGCGTGGCTGACCATCGGCGGGGCGAACGCCGCGAGGGACGCGCCGGTGAAGGCCGCGACCCGGCTGCGCACGAGACGCCGGACCAGCAGCCGGTACCAGGCGGCGGCGGTCGCGGCGAGGCCCACCGCCATGACGAGGCTGAGGGTGACGGCGGGACCGGCGGTGAGGGTGAGGGGCGTCAGCGGGACGGACAGGCCCAGCATGACCGTGTTGGCCATCAGGTTCACGCCGTCCGGGAAGCCCTGGAGGTCGGTGAAGAGCGGGTTGCGCAGATGGGCGACGTTGTCCGCGGTGACCGCGAAGAACCACTCCCACTGGGTCTGGTCGCGCATCGAGTCCGGCAGATAGCGGTGGGCCGGGTCGAAGAGACGCCCCGAATACAGGGCCATGGACATCAGGCAGAAGAGGAGGACGGCGAAGACGTCGGCGGGGCGCAGGGAGCGCGCCGCGATCCGGACGATCTCGGCGAGCGCGCGCGGGTAGTCCAGCGGGCGCACCTTGGAGCCGGGCCGGTGGGACCAGCGCACGGGCACCTCGGCGACGCTCAGCCCGGACTGCCGCAACTGCCGCAGCACCTCGACGTCGATGCCCCAGCCGTCCACGCGGGAGGCGGCGTAGGCGGCGCGGGCCCGGTCGCCGTCGAACAGCTTGAAACCGCACTGGGTGTCCCGGATGCCGGGCAGCGCGGTCCGGCGTATGAGCGCGTTGCCGGCCCGGCCGAGGAGTTCGCGCAGCCGGTGCTGGCGGGCGCCGATCGTGGCGCCGGGGACCGCGCGGGAGCCGATGGCCGCGGCGTGGCCCGCGCCGAGCGCGTCGTCCAGTGCCGCCAACTCCGTGATGGGGGTGGCGAGATCGGCGTCCGTGACCAGGACCCGGCGGCCCCGGGAGGCGGCCACCCCGAGGCGCAGCGCGTGGCCCTTGCCGCGGTTGCGGGCGCCCGGGACGAGCCGGACGCGGGGGTCCTCGCGGGCGGTGACGAGGCCGGCGGTGCCGTCGGTGGAGCCGTCGTCCACGACGACGATCTCCCAGCCGTCCCACGGGGACTCCGGGGCGTCGAGGTGCGCGGTCACCGTGTCCAGGGTGTCGGCGAGCCGGTCGCGTTCGTTGTAGGCGGGGACGACGACGGACAGGGCGGGCGCGCCGGAGCCGGGCCGCCGGTCGTCGGTGGACGCCTCCGGCAGGCCCCGCCCATGGCTCATCCGGCCGCCAGCCGCTCGATCAGGGCGAGGGCGTCCTGGTCGTGGGCGGCGATGATGGCGCGGGCCGTGACCAGGTCCCGCTGGGCGAGGGCGTCGGTCAGCTCGATGTGACGGGCCCACAGATGCCCGCGCAGATCGTGCAGCCGGCGCAGATGCTGCACCGTGCAGACCCAGGCCTGCACCCGCAGCCGGTGCAGGAAGTCGGCGAGGTAGGGGTTGCCGAACAGGGCGCCCAGTTCCCGCCAGAAGCGCAGGTCGTAGCCGACGAGGACGGTGAGGTCGCCGGCGGTGGCGGCGCGCTGGGCCTCCTCGGCGCGGCGGCGCACCCCCGCGACGGCGGCGGCGACCCGCGGGTCGCCGGGGTCGCGGCGGCCTGTCATGTCGCGGCCCAGGACCTGGAACATGCCCTCGATGACCAGGCCGCGGGCCTCGACGATGGCCCGGTGGTCGTCGACGGAGTACTCGTGCACCCGGAAACCGCGGTGCTGGTCGGCCTCCAGCAGCCCCTGCGCGGACAGGTCGACCAGGGCCTCGCGGACGGGGGTGGCGGAGACGCCGTACTGCTCGGCGATCTCCTTCACGGTGAACTCCCGTCCCGCCTGCAGCCGGCCGGCCAGCACCTCGTCCCGCAGGGCGTCCGCGAGCTGCTGCCGCAGGGTGCTCCGCGTCACGGAGCCGGTGCCGCCGATCCCGGCCATGGTCAGGGCGTCTCCCGTCGTCGCGTCGAGGTGGCGTGCACGTGTCCGAGTGCACGTACATGTCTACGAGCACGCCACCTTACGCGTTCGGCGTCCGCGGGAGTTTTCGTGACGGCACCTTCCGTGCCGCCGTCGCCGAGGGGTTATCCGGTGTACTCGTCCGCCACGCTCAGGGCGGCGTCGAGGGCGGCCAGGCCCTCCTTCAGCTCGGCCTCGCTGACATTGCAGGGCGGCACGACGTGGGTGCGGTTCATGTTCACGAAGGGCCAGAGGCCGTGCTCCTTCGCGGCGGCGGCGAAGGCCGCCATCGGCGCGTTCGCCTCACCGGCCGCGTTGTACGGCACGAGCGGCTCGCGGGTCTCCTTGCTGCGGACCAGCTCGACGGCCCAGAACATGCCGGTGCCGCGCACCTCGCCGACGCTCGGGTGCCGTTCGGCCAGCTCCGCGAGGGCCGGGCCGACGACCGTACGGCCGAGCCGCGCCGCGTTCTCGACGACGCCCTCCTCGGCCATCACCTGGAGGGTGGCGACGGCGGCGGCGCAGGCCAGCGGGTGACCGGAGTAGGTGAGGCCGCCGGGGTAGGGGCGCCGGGCGAAGGTCTGCGCGATCTCCTCGGAGATGGCGACACCGCCGAGCGGCACATACCCGGAGTTCACGCCCTTGGCGAAGGTCATCAGGTCGGGCACGACACCGAACAGGTCGGCGGCGAACCACTCACCGGTCCGGCCGAACCCGGCCATGACCTCGTCCAGGACGAAGACGATCCCGTGCTTGTCGCAGATCTCCCGGACCCCGGCGAGGTAGCCGGCCGGCGGGACCATGATCCCGGCGGTGCCGGGGATCGTCTCCAGGATGATCGCGGCGATCGTGCCGGGACCCTCGAAGGCGATCGTCGTCTCCAGGTGCTCCAGCGCCCGCGCGCACTCCTGCTCCTCGGTCTCGGCGTAGAAGCGGGAGCGGTAGAGGTAGGGCGCCCAGAAGTGCACGACACCCGCGGTGCCGCTGTCGGACGGCCAGCGGCGGGGGTCGCCGGTGAGGTTCACGGCCTGCTGGGTGCCGCCGTGGTACGAGCGGTACGCCGACAGCACCTTCGGGCGGCCGGTGTGCAGCCGGGCCATGCGCGTGGCGTGCTCCACGGCGTCCGCGCCGCCGTTGGTGAAGAAGATCTTGTTCAGGTCGCCGGGCGTGCGCTCGGCGATGAGCCGGGCGGCCTCCGAGCGCGCCTCGACCGCGAAGGCCGGCGCGAACGTCGTCATCCGCGCGGCCTGCTCCTGGATCGCGGCGACGACCTTCGGGTGCTGGTAGCCGACGTTGGTGTAGACGAGCCCGCTGGTGAAGTCCAGGTAGCGCCTGCCGTCGTAGTCCCAGAAGTACGACCCCTCCGCACCGGCGACGGCGAGCGGGTCGATGAGCTCCTGCGCGGACCAGGAGTGGAACACGTGCGCGCGGTCCGCGGCCTTCACGGCGGCGCCGGCCTGGGGGTTGGGCTGAGGGGTCATGCGCCCGAGGGTAGGCACCGGGGGCCCGCACGCGGAATCGGCGTCCTGTCTGCGGTCGGGGGCTTTTAGCGACAGGTTGTCGACGGGTGGGCGCCGCCGGTGTGGGCAGGGCCCCCTGTCACGGGTCCCTCTCGCCGGGGTCCCTGTCGCCGGGCTCCCTGTTACCGAACCGTGGAGACCGGCTCGCTCAGCCCGTACGACGCCGCACTATCGTGGGGCCGACGCGTAGGCGGGGGCTGTTGGGGGCGTGTGATGGAGAAGCTGGGGCCGGGGGATCCGCCGCGGATCGGGGCGTATCGGCTGCTGGCGCGGCTCGGCGCGGGCGGCATGGGGGACGTGTACCTCGCCCGGTCCGACCGCGGGCGCACCGTCGCCGTGAAGCTGGTCCGGCGCGAACTGGCCGCGCAGGACGAGTTCCGGGCCCGGTTCCGGCAGGAGGTGCGGGCCGCCCGGCAGGTCGGCGGGTACTGGACCGCGCCGGTGCTCGACGCGGACACCGAGGCCGAGGTCCCCTGGGTCGCCACCGGGTACGTCGCCGGGCCGAGCCTGCAGCAGGTCGTCGGCCACGACCACGGGGCGCTGCCCGAGCGGTCGGTGCGCATCCTGACGGCGGGGCTCGCGCACGCCCTGAAGGACATCCACGCCGCCGGCATCGTGCACCGCGACCTGAAGCCGTCGAACGTCCTCGTCACCATCGACGGGCCCCGCGTCATCGACTTCGGGATCGCCCGCGCCCTGGAGTCGGTCGACGAGACCGGCCTCACCCGCACCGGCTCGCTCATCGGCTCGCCCGGCTTCATGGCGCCCGAGCAGGTCCGGGGCGACCGGATCACCCCGGCGTGCGACGTGTTCTGCCTGGGCTCGGTGCTCGCCTACGCCGCCACCGGCCGGCTGCCCTTCGGCTCGATCGAGAGCGGCGCGCACGCCGTCATGTTCCGGATCGCCCAGGACGAGCCCGACCTGGAGGGGGTGCCCGAGGGCATCGCCGAACTGGTCCGCGACTGCCTGCGCAAGGCGCCGGAGGCCCGTCCCTCCCTGGACGCGATCCTGGAGCGCACGGGCGCCGAGGACACCGTCTCCGGGGGCCGCTCCCGCGACCCGTGGCTGCCGAGCGCCCTGGTCGCCCAGCTGGGCCGGCACGCGGTACGGCTGCTCGACGCGGAGGACCCGGTGCCGGTCGGCTCCGCCGGTTCGCCGGGTGGCGGGGGTGACGCGTCGCCGGGGCCGGAGGGGGAGCGGCAGGACGGGGCGGAGGCGAGGGTGC encodes:
- a CDS encoding dolichyl-phosphate beta-glucosyltransferase, producing MSHGRGLPEASTDDRRPGSGAPALSVVVPAYNERDRLADTLDTVTAHLDAPESPWDGWEIVVVDDGSTDGTAGLVTAREDPRVRLVPGARNRGKGHALRLGVAASRGRRVLVTDADLATPITELAALDDALGAGHAAAIGSRAVPGATIGARQHRLRELLGRAGNALIRRTALPGIRDTQCGFKLFDGDRARAAYAASRVDGWGIDVEVLRQLRQSGLSVAEVPVRWSHRPGSKVRPLDYPRALAEIVRIAARSLRPADVFAVLLFCLMSMALYSGRLFDPAHRYLPDSMRDQTQWEWFFAVTADNVAHLRNPLFTDLQGFPDGVNLMANTVMLGLSVPLTPLTLTAGPAVTLSLVMAVGLAATAAAWYRLLVRRLVRSRVAAFTGASLAAFAPPMVSHAHAHPNFVVLFMIPLIIERALRLCAGTRVVRDGVVLGLMAAYQVLLGEEPLLLAALGMLLFAAAHAAVRPEVARASWRPLLRGLLIGASVCLPLVVYPLIWQFHGPQSYTGIEHNPRTFNSPLALLSFAERSWLAGDAARADALSFNTTEQNAFYGWPLVLLAFAILVLMRRRPLVRSLACTAVAAAFLSLGREFRIPLTDLTLPGPWRLLADAPVFEAVIESRVALICAPVLGMLLALAVERLLSAPPRTRWTGLAAVALALLPLIPAPLRAVDRTEVPAFIAEGTWKAYVRDGESLVPVPLPDPGDAEALHWQTEAGLGFRLPGGYFNGPYGEERVGIYGAEPRFTSNLLRDVGASGVVPPVEDSWRDQARADLAYWRAGVLVLAPQPHADALRETVRRLVGSPGRWVDGVWVWDLHGPGRP
- a CDS encoding GntR family transcriptional regulator, with the translated sequence MAGIGGTGSVTRSTLRQQLADALRDEVLAGRLQAGREFTVKEIAEQYGVSATPVREALVDLSAQGLLEADQHRGFRVHEYSVDDHRAIVEARGLVIEGMFQVLGRDMTGRRDPGDPRVAAAVAGVRRRAEEAQRAATAGDLTVLVGYDLRFWRELGALFGNPYLADFLHRLRVQAWVCTVQHLRRLHDLRGHLWARHIELTDALAQRDLVTARAIIAAHDQDALALIERLAAG
- a CDS encoding aspartate aminotransferase family protein, which gives rise to MTPQPNPQAGAAVKAADRAHVFHSWSAQELIDPLAVAGAEGSYFWDYDGRRYLDFTSGLVYTNVGYQHPKVVAAIQEQAARMTTFAPAFAVEARSEAARLIAERTPGDLNKIFFTNGGADAVEHATRMARLHTGRPKVLSAYRSYHGGTQQAVNLTGDPRRWPSDSGTAGVVHFWAPYLYRSRFYAETEEQECARALEHLETTIAFEGPGTIAAIILETIPGTAGIMVPPAGYLAGVREICDKHGIVFVLDEVMAGFGRTGEWFAADLFGVVPDLMTFAKGVNSGYVPLGGVAISEEIAQTFARRPYPGGLTYSGHPLACAAAVATLQVMAEEGVVENAARLGRTVVGPALAELAERHPSVGEVRGTGMFWAVELVRSKETREPLVPYNAAGEANAPMAAFAAAAKEHGLWPFVNMNRTHVVPPCNVSEAELKEGLAALDAALSVADEYTG